In Streptomyces venezuelae, the sequence GGAGCAGGCATGGGAGGCCGTCGGCCTCTTGGCTGCATATCCAGTGCTTGCCGATCTGCTCGGGGAGCGGCACCGCATCGTCGCCAACGACTGGCAGTCGGCGGGGTTGCTGGCGCTGGTTGCCCATCTGCTGCGCCGCTCCATTGACTTGTTGGATCGGGTCAAGTTCTCTCCCGCGGCGCTGCGAGCTGACCTGGGGTCCCAGCGGAACGCCCCTGCATACCTCTTCTCGGCGTCCGAGCTGCTCGACCGGGCGGCGGACCTCCTCGCGGAATCGGCAACGCTTGTGCGCGACAATGAGCGGCGGTGGCGTGTGTTCGGCGCTCGCGTCCGCCGGCTGCGGTCCGACTGAAGCGGCTACGTCGGCTCCGTCGTGCAGCGCATCCGCTCATCTCGTAGAGACGGCAGACGATGCGCAGGCCGGCATGCGACCAGGTGTCAGGCGGTGACGACCGCAGGCCGACGTGCGGTCGACACGTTGGGCGGACTCTTGGAGCGCGGCCCCGTACGCGATCTCCTCCGGAGTCCGGGCCATGCGCTGCGCCTGGCGAGAGCGCAGCATGAGTACCACTGGCGGTTATTTTCGGGGCGCTGCCCCGGGGAGGCTCGCTGCGCGTCGGCCTGGGCCAGGGCACAGACTGGTGGGGTGGGTGCCATGGATGCGATTGAGCTCAGGGGACTGACCAAGCGATACGGGGCCGTGGTCGGGGTGGACGAACTCACGCTCGGCATCGGTCGGGGCGAGGTGTTCGGCTTCCTCGGGCCCAACGGGGCGGGCAAGACCACCACGCTCAGGTGCCTGACGGGTTTGCTGCGCCCAACCGCCGGACACGTCCGGGTGCTGGGGATGGACCCGCTCGCCGATCACCGCCGGGTGGCTGGGGAACTCGGCTATCTCCCGGGTGAGCTGCGGCTGTACCCGGAGCTCACGGGGCGCAGACCCTCGACCTCCTGTGTTCCCTCCAAGGCCGGCCCTGCACGAGGCGAGCCGAGCTGTGCGAGCGGCTGGGGCTGACGCCCGCGGTCCTGCGGCGCACGGTGGGCGGGTACTCGCGCGGCATGAAGCAGAAACTGGGCCTGGTGCAGGCGCTGCAGCACGATCCCCAGCTGGTGGTCCTGGACGAGCCGACCGAGGGGCTGGACCCTCTGGTCCAGGAAATGTTCTTCGAGTTGATGGAGCAGGCAGCGGCCGACGGCCGCACGGTGCTGTTGTCCAGCCACGTGCTGCCGGAGGTGCAGCGGGCCTGCGGACGCGTGGCGATCGTCCGGGAAGGGGATGCGCCCTTTGGGGCGCGCGGAACAGTGGGCGCCCCGCTGGGAGGGCGACCGGGTGGAGCTCCTCGTACCCCCGAGCGAGGTGGTGGAAGCACTGCGTGAGCTGCTGGCCTTGGGAGTGGCCGACGTCATCGTGGAGGAGGCGGGTCTGGACGAGGCGTTCCTGGATCTGTA encodes:
- a CDS encoding ATP-binding cassette domain-containing protein, with protein sequence MDAIELRGLTKRYGAVVGVDELTLGIGRGEVFGFLGPNGAGKTTTLRCLTGLLRPTAGHVRVLGMDPLADHRRVAGELGYLPGELRLYPELTGRRPSTSCVPSKAGPARGEPSCASGWG
- a CDS encoding AAA family ATPase yields the protein MGGYSRGMKQKLGLVQALQHDPQLVVLDEPTEGLDPLVQEMFFELMEQAAADGRTVLLSSHVLPEVQRACGRVAIVREGDAPFGARGTVGAPLGGRPGGAPRTPERGGGSTA